A single Sulfurimonas aquatica DNA region contains:
- a CDS encoding Mur ligase family protein, whose translation MQEYEILIAFATNALFVTLLGWYLITNLQWYNYSLSRVILKHHKAHWHIIYFIIPFIAYYTTGKFFTIFFLFAVLPSMIIWHKSLDKKLVLTWRVKRFLILLISLTLFQDVLCTLKDACETYGVFMPLALAYIGSHLIEKFLFMTYKKEAKRKLQSMEKLQTICITGSYGKTSIKNFVAQMLSVKYRVYATPRSVNTLGGIMGDINNSLPEDTQVYVCEAGARESGDIYAIATFIEPQTVVVGRVGEAHIEYFKSLKNIIATKLELMKSPRLEKAFIHTSVTDEPHDKVTFFGDELSDINANLDGIDFKIDLDDTVLELHTDILGEFQTMNIAVAVRIAKYFGLSDEEIVKGVKKLEPVEHRLQMIKAGGKLILDDGYNGNIDGMLEGVRLCSLHSGDKVIVTPGLVESTKELNLRLIEAINEVFDTVIVTGSLNAELFDKNLKVKNKVMLPDKSKLTTILANQTKEGDIILFANDAPNFI comes from the coding sequence ATGCAAGAGTATGAAATACTAATAGCATTTGCAACTAACGCTCTCTTTGTTACTCTTTTAGGCTGGTATCTTATAACAAACCTACAATGGTATAACTACAGCCTTTCTCGCGTTATATTAAAACATCATAAAGCTCATTGGCATATTATCTATTTTATTATCCCTTTTATAGCTTACTATACTACGGGTAAATTTTTTACTATCTTTTTTCTCTTTGCTGTTTTACCCTCTATGATTATTTGGCATAAAAGTTTAGACAAAAAACTAGTACTTACTTGGCGTGTAAAGCGTTTCTTGATTTTACTTATATCACTTACTCTATTTCAAGATGTACTATGTACTTTAAAAGACGCTTGTGAGACATATGGCGTATTTATGCCTTTAGCATTGGCTTACATAGGTAGTCATTTAATTGAAAAGTTTCTTTTTATGACCTATAAAAAAGAGGCTAAACGCAAGTTACAGTCTATGGAAAAACTTCAAACTATCTGCATAACTGGTAGTTATGGAAAAACAAGTATTAAAAACTTTGTAGCGCAGATGTTAAGCGTAAAGTATAGAGTTTACGCAACTCCAAGAAGTGTAAATACTCTGGGTGGCATTATGGGAGATATAAATAACTCTCTACCTGAAGATACACAAGTTTACGTATGTGAAGCTGGCGCGCGTGAGAGTGGCGACATATATGCTATAGCAACATTTATAGAGCCACAAACCGTTGTAGTTGGACGCGTAGGCGAAGCTCATATAGAGTACTTTAAATCTCTTAAAAACATTATAGCTACAAAGCTTGAGCTTATGAAGTCGCCGCGTTTAGAAAAAGCTTTTATCCATACTAGCGTTACGGATGAGCCACATGACAAAGTTACCTTTTTTGGAGACGAACTCTCTGATATAAACGCAAACCTAGATGGAATTGACTTTAAAATAGACCTTGATGATACAGTCCTAGAACTTCACACTGATATACTAGGCGAGTTTCAAACTATGAATATTGCCGTTGCCGTGAGAATAGCAAAGTACTTTGGTTTGAGTGATGAAGAGATAGTTAAGGGCGTTAAAAAACTAGAACCAGTTGAGCATAGACTCCAGATGATAAAAGCGGGTGGAAAACTCATCTTAGATGATGGCTATAATGGAAACATAGATGGGATGCTAGAAGGCGTAAGGTTATGCTCACTTCATAGTGGAGATAAAGTAATAGTAACACCAGGACTTGTTGAGAGTACTAAAGAATTAAATCTAAGACTCATAGAAGCTATAAATGAGGTTTTTGATACGGTCATAGTAACAGGTTCTTTAAACGCTGAACTATTTGATAAAAACTTAAAAGTTAAAAACAAAGTTATGCTGCCAGATAAGTCTAAACTAACAACTATACTTGCAAATCAGACAAAAGAGGGTGATATAATCCTTTTTGCAAATGATGCCCCTAATTTTATTTAA